The Caloenas nicobarica isolate bCalNic1 chromosome Z, bCalNic1.hap1, whole genome shotgun sequence genome has a segment encoding these proteins:
- the SREK1 gene encoding splicing regulatory glutamine/lysine-rich protein 1 isoform X3, with product MTSLMPGAGLLPIPTPAPLTTLGVSLGTLGAIPAAALDPNITALGEIPQPPIMGNVDPSKIDEIRRTVYVGNLNSQTTTADQLLEFFKQVGEVKFVRMAGDETQPTRFAFVEFADQNSVPRALAFNGVMFGDRPLKINHSNNAIVKPPEMTPQAAAKELEEVMKRVREAQSFISAAIEPESGKSSERKGGRSRSHSRSESRSSSKSRSRRKRSHSKRRSRSGNRSVSRHKDRRRSRSPLKKRSRSREKRKSRSRSHSRDKKRDKEKVKEKEKAKEKERDRDKEKERDRDKDRERERDKERNRGKSKERDKERNKDRDRVRDKDRDRDRDKDKDKDRDKDREKEKDKEKEKDREEVDQNKEKEDSEKEGEKDRERSKDKEADQDKGEDKEKDRDKEKEKDGDKEKERDREKERDDKKKKDKRSRTPPRSYSSSRRSRSSSRERRKRKSRSPSKSPKTSKATKRKSSRTPSPRRNKKEKKRERDTNNDRRERERSTSKKKSSKEKEGKDKPDKSTTALKDKDHTKEDQNSESDKEIDNRDIQRTDEVKLQQNGNCQLNEENLSIKMEGI from the exons ATGACAAGCTTGATGCCTGGTGCAGGGTTGCTTCCTATACCTACACCAGCCCCTTTGACTACA CTTGGTGTTTCACTTGGCACTTTGGGAGCTATACCAGCAGCAGCATTGGACCCTAACATTACAGCACTGGGAGAAATACCACAGCCACCAATTATGGGGAATGTAGATCCATCCAAAATTGATGAAATCAGGAGAACAGTCTATGTTGGAAACTTGAATTCCCAg ACTACAACAGCAGATCAACTGCTTGAATTCTTTAAGCAAGTTGGAGAAGTCAAATTTGTGCGAATGGCAGGTGATGAGACACAACCAACACGATTTGCTTTTGTGGAATTTGCAGACCAAAATTCTGTACCTCGAGCTCTTGCCTTTAATGGAGTTATGTTTGGAGACAGGCCGCTGAA AATAAATCACTCCAATAATGCAATAGTGAAGCCTCCTGAGATGACACCACAAGCTGCTGCCAAGGAACTGGAAGAAGTGATGAAGAGAGTAAGGGAAGCCCAGTCTTTCATATCTGCTGCTATTGAGCCAG agtCTGGAAAgagcagtgaaagaaaaggcGGTCGATCTCGTTCCCATTCTCGTTCAGAATCCAGGTCTAGCTCAAAATCCCGATCTAGAAGGAAAAGATCACACTCAAAACGCAG AAGTAGATCTGGCAACAGATCAGTCTCAAGACACAAGGACAGACGCAGATCCAGAAGTCCCCTGAAAAAACGGTCTAGATCTAGGGAAAAGCGGAAATCCCGAAGTCGCTCTCATTCTCG GGACaagaaaagagacaaagaaaaggtcaaggaaaaagaaaaggccaaagaaaaggagagagaccgagacaaggagaaggagagggacCGAGACAAAGATAGGGAAAGAGAGCGAGATAAAGAGAGAAACAGGGGGAAGAGCAAGGAGAGAGATAAAGAGCGAAACAAAGATCGTGACAGAGtcagagacaaagacagggatAGAGACAGGGACAAGGATAAGGACAAAGATAGGGacaaggacagagaaaaggagaaagataaggagaaggaaaaagacaggGAAGAGGTAGACcagaacaaggaaaaagaagatagtgagaaagaaggagagaaggacagggagaggaGTAAGGACAAGGAGGCAGATCAGGACAAAGGAGAGGAcaaagaaaaggacagagacaaagaaaaggaaaaagatgggGATAAGGAGAAGGAACgagacagagaaaaagagagagatgataaaaagaagaaagataagAGATCCAGAACACCCCCAAGAAGCTATAGCTCTTCAAGAAGATCTCGTAGCTCCAGCAG AGAAAGGCGTAAAAGAAAGAGTAGAAGTCCCTCCAAGTCTCCTAAAACAtccaaagcaacaaaaagaaagtcTTCACGAACTCCTTCACCAAGAAG aaacaagaaagaaaaaaaaagagaaagagatacAAATAATGatagaagagaaagagaacGCTCCAcctccaagaaaaaaagtagtaaagaaaaagagggaaaggacaAACCTGACAAAAGCACCACTGCTTTGAAG